One genomic window of Syntrophotaleaceae bacterium includes the following:
- a CDS encoding filamentous hemagglutinin family protein, which produces MLRKICAAWLVWLLTFAPVASYAGRYSAFNNAADLPNVPEGTLPTGFNVAVPSGVDPDTVAEANYSGDTLTIHQKTSKVIIDWESFNIGKGATTYFEQQGNSSWAALNRIHDQNPSQIYGTLKADGHIYLINQNGILFGEGSQVNVGSLTASTLNISDTNFINNNLTFQAEDYMGLADYAATDSGYGIRNQGTITATEVGGRIFLLGQKVVNEDTISATAGQIGLAAGTKVLLEQETESQTRIELGYRVNVVQENAGEVVNQLGRVVLKETKSEGKNISNENWNYLENLKRGEDVDIVFIDAEGNEITINEQNWENVREQINNQGLVEIVYEGGALEANLGLIGMYGNEVYQNWDAMAATSPEKASQIELMASKLVSTGENSRTSTPITPSTETYVVDKNIQVDANIKIHGISYDSEDTVARVEHRGIIDAPSGNVTIDAGERVYLAEDSIIDVSGLWVTKGAESLVLETTLNSLELRDYFAQKGGILQGQTIRFLATEGSAIGDVSGVLNTQEQTAAELATTGGTIIINSGLNQEAGNTADIIVRDGALLDFSGGGIEYDSGTVEVTGLVSGSSLPDIASASQWGRYSATKNVEKYIPDHVAGADAGILKLIAPRIVLDGVLKGQATIGAYQIYDNKEEAKGLLSLLRPKGGFLQLGELIGDNNSPGDRDAILESVRVVDSTTSLSDFSESDELNENQINIISARKIEEAGLGSLTVSTNGEFTLAENAEIGLQAGGSLSVYARRIIQEGRVYVPSGDLAYSLLENVTSTTEADPRYGEYESRFYLGEKAVIDVSGERNDNRLVSGSDSIVQGILDGGTVTISDLASPVCALVLAQGSRIDVSGGYQWSEDGDIEGGDAGSLTIQGDALFLDGELTGLALIGQTGSELNLHASDLTVTAALVGDSGMTADSELPPGYEGLVLSTTQLRDSGFTRINLKSARDLIVKSGVHLQPSVARLQPGSEFNTETSAEQSRYEALGIFPSSTAWQVPNAADGQPLPGYLGASTITLASGKPIDAKPDPSVPEEETRIARTIVESGATLSVGPTGQIGISGPGVEINGVLEALAGEVNVTASSTFATLGYDPLILGEEARILAGGWNEPGTAPASGLVRSQSPHDGGSVTITSSDTLLIAEGAVVDVSAAPDTRTWIRDKYHRLNQVPIGGDPGEITLSFANLELGGQLLAKAYRASGQGGSLTLINTDLTTNWSLDSEDFDYWLAGGFDALTLRGYSGLSFNGEISARLDRSLVLDTTRITAGEDADVWLESPWVRLINSVGVFEDADAVAIGEGQLVLAGEWIDLVGDLQLSGFDNVYLGADRELRVSDFDYQLRLRDDSDSLTWSGKLAHSGDLIMTGRIFPEVPDDLAGEFAAFAGSGLADQDSFSSALTADFKFQIGGKITTLPGSIDSTRALTSAGGSITLEAGGGIEHRGTIEAPYGTVALIATGEGDDENSGRVYLAPGSLLRTTGSGATAYGTLADGTWFNDTKDTSASERDHEEVTEALGHGVTISGEQVLMAEGAQIDVSGGGAIFAYQFQPGVDGSTNPLSGALIVVPDPDQQLPGEAVYLQGVEGVADGVYSVVSEDYALVASAYTEIRQDYTRQSGQKAELAAESAALAVENEALAAGAEDEISAAQYTALAEQYRQEAADYGRQAEQYALMAEQYAELADEYSQFENALVLADLGTIYQAGGAQYTEEGYRIVAGYQTWQGTDIDAAALKSYSVRKLRDLLAEGDFEVAAFAQGDAGSISLLGETTVVDGTLNASPLEGLYTGGSMTLSGAEVVVTASSQGTSAIAWDEFGFADGLSAEHLDTLLIDGGALSGFAAVELGQEDKTTKITLEEGSELQVAGTSLTLTCGKNGDLADGENGIYLMKDSTIEAGEVTFNAPDVEVVLGEGSKVHVSDALNLATNDLELRGDGLEGHFQIDNSTVNLLGKRIVFVEGDDTGGEQGLVITREFWSLFENIANIGLKSESDIAFNGSFNLEVNNQLYLDEARLVGNGGDVRLAAQTIILGNSGQKSNEGSAEDIGNLTLVANVVQMANGDVRTDGFRTINIEAAEKVSVTGQGSFTLDGDLTVSTPLVKVTGERNSLDTYEAADYLIDGGIGTVAILGGDDGIPEAGNAGGRFEIAAGTIRVDSIVDNTAGTTTLNGSDSVSVEENGKILNRGNAYFSGGRVQVIAEDGEIDLAAGSLIDVSGGAQGDAGSIKLVDGTGGVNLAGELRGRRGSENGHGGSFDMDIAAVADFSSLNTQLHEGGFDERIAVRARSGDLNIAAADIVRAQEVYLAADAGGVSLAGTLDASGDSGGTVELHSGQDLTLASGSLIDVSGDAGEGGSVVLNSRDGWVNMASGALIDASGSGQGGSIHFRAAREDGVAGSTGINLQGTIIGADKVIAEGVETYSVDGPLNQIIFNSYLADAEAWIANAEDLFDNLALESTDIEALQLRAGIEATSDGNLTVGALNLSDSNVLGNLVVRAAGNMTVTGTVRDGNGVMTTSPVQDSWGISLVAGADPAAADFTATVRDTGTLTIGNNLQVYSESGPVTLAAGDSIHIGTAAVNGGTMISSAIPFNIGSYSGAVEVRTEGNLTINGGVIQTATGDIDLRIGGNLSLNQSGNTLGTVRTLGEAQAGATDYWDYDHGGDVFVDVDGSIIGGYNRNGWDKVTSKLVMINGRRVRKYSWQPSYDGSSTTQGLATLGGGNLTVRTGADFTTQAGTFGSGNFTLSAGGDLSGRFLNRQGTASIASLGNIGATDDQQSFEILDTVLQVTAQGDLHASVVDPFIAHPDHEGMTSSSTTWTLGMTEETSMFLQSIGGDVVLYGEHPIYPSDDAKDWWRSVLPATVVIQAGRDIVLKQLFGMLPSSEGNLQLVAGRDIRAESVGQTISGIIMNDDDPADVYATDGSIDKSQFFSAEASNRNSDLHKDDGQAIEITAGRNIENIAFRLPKMAHITAGGDIRYLRYVGQNFNEDDVSLISASNSIVVESALKKNTATESLFGIEQGGPGALIVQAGYSLDLGTSRGIVASGSAKNSALGSEGADLLVLVGYDTKVSTTDATENFSLEDAAVFFAALKVYGQELVEAQADGRTADANAIVEKARSELIEMVFGPAPGITERQAGRGYLKMVESLISTTAGASNIYIAAAGDIDVGRSSINDSGTNKGTGIFTTAGGDISILNIGDLNVFESRVMTYGGSDIFVWADQGDINAGRGSRTAISQTDKTIYVDEYGEYRVSYSPPAVGSGIRALTYDPDGVAGIKEKPDPGDIILVAPEGIIDAGEAGIAGGRILLAATEVRNAQNISFSLGSVGVPTSSGTSGLGALAGVSSLTEVSSLVEQAASFGPRDGLTPAKVVDDFLGKWLDVEVTGFVL; this is translated from the coding sequence CTTCCACCCTCAATATCAGCGATACCAACTTTATCAACAACAACCTGACCTTTCAGGCGGAAGACTACATGGGTCTTGCCGACTACGCGGCAACCGACTCCGGCTACGGCATCCGCAATCAGGGAACTATCACCGCCACAGAGGTTGGTGGACGGATTTTTCTGCTGGGCCAAAAGGTCGTCAACGAGGACACCATCAGTGCAACCGCGGGACAGATCGGATTGGCTGCAGGTACGAAGGTTTTGCTGGAGCAGGAGACTGAGTCTCAGACGCGCATCGAGCTGGGCTATAGGGTAAATGTGGTTCAGGAGAATGCCGGCGAGGTAGTTAATCAGTTAGGACGGGTTGTATTGAAAGAAACAAAAAGCGAAGGAAAAAATATATCCAATGAAAACTGGAATTATCTGGAAAATCTGAAAAGAGGAGAGGATGTTGACATCGTTTTTATAGATGCAGAAGGCAACGAGATAACAATCAATGAACAAAACTGGGAGAACGTACGTGAGCAGATAAACAACCAAGGATTAGTAGAAATAGTATATGAAGGAGGTGCTCTGGAGGCCAATCTTGGATTAATCGGAATGTACGGCAATGAAGTATACCAGAATTGGGACGCAATGGCCGCCACGTCGCCTGAAAAAGCCAGTCAGATAGAACTGATGGCCTCCAAACTGGTCAGTACAGGGGAAAATAGCCGTACCAGTACCCCGATTACCCCGTCCACTGAGACCTATGTAGTGGATAAAAATATTCAGGTTGATGCCAACATCAAGATTCACGGCATTTCCTATGACAGCGAAGACACGGTGGCGCGAGTGGAACATCGCGGCATCATCGACGCTCCTTCGGGCAATGTAACTATTGATGCAGGTGAGAGAGTCTATCTGGCTGAGGACAGCATCATCGACGTCAGCGGTCTTTGGGTCACCAAGGGCGCCGAATCCCTGGTGCTCGAAACAACCCTCAACAGCCTGGAACTGCGGGATTATTTTGCCCAGAAAGGCGGGATACTGCAGGGTCAGACCATTCGTTTCCTGGCTACCGAGGGTTCGGCCATCGGGGATGTCAGCGGCGTTCTGAACACCCAGGAGCAGACCGCAGCCGAGCTTGCCACCACCGGCGGTACCATAATCATCAATTCCGGTCTCAACCAGGAAGCCGGCAACACCGCTGATATTATCGTCCGCGATGGAGCGCTGTTGGATTTTTCCGGTGGCGGCATCGAATATGATTCCGGAACTGTCGAAGTTACCGGGCTCGTTTCCGGCAGTTCCTTACCCGACATTGCCAGTGCCTCTCAGTGGGGCAGGTACAGTGCGACAAAGAACGTCGAAAAATATATCCCCGACCATGTCGCCGGAGCCGATGCAGGCATTCTGAAACTCATCGCGCCCCGTATCGTCCTCGACGGGGTCCTCAAGGGTCAGGCCACAATAGGCGCCTATCAGATTTACGACAATAAAGAAGAGGCGAAGGGGCTTCTCAGCCTGTTACGGCCCAAGGGAGGTTTCCTGCAGCTTGGGGAATTGATTGGGGATAACAATAGTCCGGGCGATCGCGATGCAATCCTCGAATCAGTGCGGGTTGTCGATTCAACTACGTCTTTGAGTGATTTTTCGGAATCAGACGAACTCAATGAGAATCAGATCAATATCATTTCTGCACGGAAGATCGAAGAGGCCGGTTTGGGCAGCCTGACCGTATCAACCAATGGAGAATTCACCCTGGCTGAAAATGCAGAGATCGGGTTGCAGGCGGGGGGAAGTCTATCGGTTTATGCCCGGCGCATCATTCAGGAGGGCAGGGTGTATGTTCCGTCGGGAGACCTGGCCTACTCCCTCCTGGAAAACGTAACTTCAACCACTGAAGCTGACCCCCGCTATGGAGAATATGAAAGCCGTTTCTATCTCGGCGAAAAAGCGGTGATCGACGTGTCCGGGGAACGGAACGACAATCGCCTTGTAAGCGGCAGCGACAGCATCGTGCAGGGCATTCTCGATGGTGGAACGGTCACAATTTCAGATTTGGCTTCACCGGTCTGCGCTCTTGTGTTGGCCCAAGGAAGCCGCATTGACGTCAGCGGAGGCTACCAGTGGTCGGAGGACGGAGACATTGAGGGGGGCGATGCCGGCAGCCTGACCATCCAGGGCGACGCCCTGTTCCTGGACGGTGAGCTGACCGGTCTGGCCCTGATCGGACAGACAGGCAGCGAACTCAATCTTCATGCGTCGGATTTAACTGTTACCGCTGCTTTGGTGGGTGACAGCGGTATGACGGCGGACAGCGAGTTGCCTCCCGGGTATGAAGGACTGGTTCTGAGCACCACCCAATTGAGAGACAGCGGCTTCACACGTATCAATCTCAAAAGTGCTCGAGATTTGATTGTAAAAAGCGGTGTCCATCTTCAACCTTCGGTTGCCCGGCTTCAACCGGGAAGCGAATTCAACACAGAAACCAGTGCCGAACAATCCCGTTACGAAGCTCTGGGCATCTTCCCCAGCAGCACGGCTTGGCAGGTTCCCAATGCCGCCGATGGACAGCCGCTGCCTGGATACCTCGGTGCATCGACAATCACACTGGCCTCCGGTAAACCAATCGATGCCAAGCCGGACCCCTCTGTGCCAGAGGAAGAAACGAGGATCGCCCGAACCATAGTGGAAAGCGGTGCCACCCTGAGTGTCGGGCCGACCGGGCAGATCGGCATTTCCGGTCCAGGGGTGGAGATCAACGGTGTGCTGGAAGCCCTGGCTGGTGAGGTGAATGTGACGGCTTCGAGTACCTTCGCCACGCTGGGGTATGACCCCCTGATTCTCGGTGAAGAGGCCCGCATCCTGGCGGGCGGCTGGAATGAGCCCGGCACCGCACCTGCCTCAGGTCTGGTCCGGTCGCAGTCCCCCCATGACGGGGGCTCGGTGACTATAACCTCGAGCGATACCCTGCTGATTGCCGAAGGAGCGGTTGTTGATGTATCCGCCGCACCTGACACCCGTACCTGGATACGGGATAAATACCATCGACTGAACCAGGTGCCCATCGGCGGGGATCCGGGGGAGATTACCTTGTCCTTCGCAAATCTTGAACTGGGTGGTCAACTCCTCGCCAAAGCTTACAGGGCCAGTGGTCAGGGTGGTTCTCTGACCTTGATCAACACCGACTTGACCACGAACTGGTCTTTGGACAGCGAGGACTTTGATTATTGGCTTGCCGGCGGGTTCGATGCCCTCACTCTGCGCGGCTATAGCGGATTGTCGTTCAACGGTGAAATTAGCGCCCGATTAGACCGTTCCCTGGTTCTGGATACAACAAGGATTACGGCCGGGGAAGATGCGGACGTATGGCTGGAGTCTCCCTGGGTGCGTTTGATCAATTCGGTGGGGGTCTTTGAGGATGCCGATGCGGTGGCTATTGGCGAGGGACAACTGGTTCTAGCCGGTGAATGGATCGACCTGGTCGGGGACCTTCAGCTTTCAGGCTTCGATAATGTCTACCTGGGGGCCGACCGGGAATTGCGGGTAAGCGATTTCGATTACCAGCTTCGTCTTCGTGATGATTCAGATAGTTTGACCTGGTCCGGCAAGTTGGCCCACAGCGGCGACCTTATAATGACCGGGAGGATATTCCCCGAGGTGCCCGATGATCTGGCAGGCGAATTCGCGGCCTTTGCAGGATCAGGTTTAGCCGATCAGGATAGTTTTTCTTCAGCCCTTACCGCGGATTTCAAGTTCCAGATCGGCGGCAAAATCACGACCTTGCCTGGCTCTATCGACAGCACCAGAGCCCTGACATCCGCTGGCGGCAGCATTACGCTGGAGGCCGGGGGAGGTATTGAGCATCGGGGCACAATCGAAGCGCCCTACGGAACTGTAGCCTTAATCGCCACAGGCGAAGGTGACGATGAAAATTCCGGGCGGGTTTACCTGGCCCCAGGCAGTCTTTTGCGCACGACGGGGTCCGGGGCGACCGCCTACGGTACTCTCGCCGATGGAACCTGGTTCAATGACACAAAGGATACTTCGGCGAGCGAGCGCGATCATGAAGAGGTTACAGAGGCACTCGGCCATGGGGTGACCATTTCCGGGGAACAGGTGCTGATGGCTGAAGGGGCCCAGATCGACGTCTCGGGCGGTGGGGCGATTTTCGCCTACCAGTTTCAGCCCGGGGTCGACGGCAGCACCAATCCTTTGAGCGGAGCCCTGATCGTGGTGCCCGACCCTGATCAGCAATTGCCGGGCGAAGCGGTGTATCTGCAGGGGGTCGAGGGAGTTGCTGACGGAGTCTACTCGGTGGTTTCCGAGGATTATGCCCTGGTAGCCTCGGCCTACACCGAGATCCGGCAGGATTACACCCGGCAGTCGGGGCAAAAGGCCGAACTGGCAGCGGAAAGCGCGGCTCTGGCCGTGGAAAACGAGGCTTTGGCCGCTGGCGCCGAAGACGAAATCTCCGCAGCGCAGTATACGGCTCTGGCCGAGCAATACCGGCAGGAGGCGGCCGATTACGGCCGCCAGGCCGAGCAGTACGCCCTGATGGCCGAGCAATACGCCGAGCTGGCCGATGAGTATTCCCAGTTCGAAAATGCTTTGGTGCTTGCGGACCTGGGGACTATTTACCAGGCGGGGGGCGCTCAGTATACCGAGGAAGGCTACCGGATCGTTGCCGGTTACCAGACCTGGCAGGGGACAGACATAGATGCGGCAGCCCTCAAAAGCTATTCGGTACGCAAACTCAGGGACCTGCTGGCGGAAGGTGATTTTGAAGTGGCCGCCTTCGCCCAAGGGGATGCCGGCAGCATTTCCCTGCTGGGAGAGACCACTGTTGTTGACGGCACCCTCAACGCGTCGCCCCTCGAGGGACTGTATACCGGCGGCAGCATGACTCTCAGCGGCGCAGAGGTGGTGGTCACGGCTTCCAGCCAAGGAACCTCGGCTATCGCCTGGGATGAGTTCGGTTTTGCCGATGGCTTGTCCGCGGAACATCTGGACACACTGCTGATCGACGGTGGAGCCCTGTCCGGCTTTGCCGCCGTCGAGCTGGGTCAGGAGGACAAAACCACCAAAATCACCCTGGAGGAAGGCAGCGAATTGCAGGTTGCCGGGACCAGCCTTACCCTGACTTGCGGCAAAAATGGAGATCTGGCCGATGGCGAAAACGGCATCTATCTGATGAAGGACTCGACCATCGAGGCCGGAGAGGTCACCTTCAATGCTCCGGATGTCGAGGTAGTGTTGGGGGAAGGATCGAAGGTTCATGTGTCCGATGCCTTGAATTTGGCCACGAACGATCTCGAACTGCGGGGGGATGGCCTGGAGGGTCATTTCCAGATCGACAACAGCACCGTCAACCTGCTGGGCAAGCGGATCGTTTTCGTCGAGGGCGATGACACCGGTGGAGAGCAGGGTTTGGTCATTACCAGGGAATTCTGGTCCTTGTTCGAAAATATCGCCAATATCGGCCTGAAAAGCGAATCGGACATAGCATTCAACGGCAGCTTTAACCTGGAGGTGAACAACCAGCTTTACCTCGATGAGGCCCGACTGGTGGGTAATGGAGGCGATGTCCGTCTTGCCGCCCAAACCATTATCTTGGGCAACAGCGGGCAAAAATCGAACGAAGGCAGCGCCGAGGATATCGGCAATCTCACCCTGGTGGCCAACGTCGTGCAGATGGCGAACGGCGATGTCCGCACCGACGGATTCCGAACCATCAATATCGAGGCCGCCGAGAAGGTTTCGGTTACGGGACAGGGGTCCTTCACCCTGGATGGAGATTTGACTGTCAGCACGCCGCTGGTGAAGGTAACCGGAGAGCGCAACAGCCTGGATACCTATGAAGCAGCTGATTACCTCATCGACGGCGGAATCGGTACCGTCGCCATTCTCGGTGGTGATGACGGTATCCCGGAAGCCGGCAATGCCGGAGGACGCTTCGAAATCGCTGCAGGCACCATCCGGGTCGACAGCATCGTCGACAATACCGCGGGGACCACGACCCTGAACGGCTCGGACAGTGTGTCTGTTGAGGAAAACGGAAAGATTCTGAACCGAGGCAACGCCTATTTTTCCGGTGGACGTGTCCAGGTAATCGCCGAAGACGGTGAAATCGATCTGGCCGCAGGCTCCCTGATCGACGTCTCCGGTGGTGCGCAGGGGGATGCGGGGAGCATCAAACTGGTTGATGGCACAGGCGGGGTGAATCTGGCCGGCGAATTACGCGGCCGGCGCGGGTCGGAGAATGGCCATGGCGGCTCCTTCGATATGGACATTGCCGCTGTTGCCGATTTTTCCTCCCTCAATACGCAACTGCATGAAGGAGGTTTTGATGAACGCATCGCCGTGCGTGCGCGCAGCGGCGACCTGAACATCGCCGCGGCCGATATCGTGAGGGCGCAGGAGGTTTACCTGGCCGCTGACGCAGGTGGGGTGAGCCTGGCGGGAACACTTGATGCGTCCGGGGACTCCGGAGGAACGGTGGAGCTTCACTCCGGGCAGGATCTCACTCTTGCCTCAGGCAGCCTTATCGATGTTTCCGGTGACGCAGGCGAGGGCGGTTCGGTGGTTCTGAACAGCCGTGACGGGTGGGTCAACATGGCTTCTGGTGCGCTGATTGATGCTTCGGGCAGCGGTCAAGGCGGATCAATCCATTTCCGAGCTGCCCGAGAGGACGGCGTAGCCGGCAGCACCGGCATAAATCTGCAGGGCACGATCATCGGGGCCGATAAGGTCATTGCCGAAGGAGTGGAAACCTACTCGGTCGACGGTCCTTTGAATCAGATCATCTTCAATTCCTATCTGGCCGATGCCGAAGCCTGGATCGCCAATGCGGAAGATCTCTTCGATAACCTGGCTCTCGAATCGACCGACATCGAGGCACTGCAGTTGCGAGCCGGAATCGAGGCGACGTCCGACGGGAACCTGACGGTCGGTGCGTTGAATCTTTCGGATTCGAACGTACTCGGCAACCTGGTGGTTCGTGCTGCTGGCAACATGACAGTGACTGGCACTGTCAGGGATGGCAATGGAGTAATGACCACGAGCCCCGTACAGGATTCCTGGGGTATCAGTCTGGTGGCAGGCGCAGATCCGGCTGCCGCCGATTTTACCGCCACGGTTCGCGATACGGGGACCCTCACCATCGGCAACAATCTGCAGGTCTACAGCGAAAGCGGGCCGGTCACGCTGGCTGCCGGTGACAGCATTCATATCGGCACCGCCGCAGTCAATGGCGGCACCATGATCTCTTCGGCCATCCCCTTCAACATCGGTTCCTATTCTGGTGCCGTAGAGGTAAGGACCGAAGGTAACCTGACCATCAACGGCGGGGTCATCCAGACCGCCACCGGCGACATCGATCTGCGGATCGGCGGTAACCTGTCCCTCAATCAGAGCGGAAACACACTGGGAACCGTGCGCACCCTGGGAGAGGCGCAGGCGGGGGCAACTGATTACTGGGATTACGATCACGGTGGCGATGTTTTTGTCGATGTGGATGGTTCGATCATCGGGGGATACAACAGGAATGGTTGGGATAAGGTAACTTCAAAGCTGGTCATGATCAATGGCAGACGAGTGAGGAAATATTCCTGGCAACCCAGTTACGACGGGTCGAGTACCACTCAGGGACTGGCCACTCTGGGAGGTGGAAACCTGACGGTGCGGACAGGCGCCGACTTCACTACCCAGGCCGGTACGTTCGGCAGCGGCAACTTTACGCTGAGCGCCGGCGGCGACCTGTCGGGGAGGTTTCTCAACCGGCAGGGAACGGCCTCTATTGCCTCCCTGGGTAATATAGGTGCAACCGACGACCAGCAGTCCTTCGAAATACTCGATACTGTCCTGCAGGTCACCGCTCAGGGAGATCTGCACGCATCAGTGGTCGATCCTTTCATTGCTCATCCTGATCACGAGGGCATGACATCCTCCAGTACCACTTGGACCCTTGGTATGACCGAGGAGACCAGTATGTTCCTGCAAAGCATCGGTGGGGACGTTGTCCTGTATGGCGAACATCCTATTTATCCCTCCGACGACGCAAAGGATTGGTGGCGAAGCGTGCTGCCGGCAACCGTGGTGATCCAAGCGGGCCGCGACATCGTGTTGAAGCAGCTTTTCGGAATGCTCCCGTCCAGCGAGGGCAATCTGCAGTTGGTTGCCGGGCGAGACATTAGAGCCGAGTCTGTTGGGCAAACCATTTCTGGCATTATCATGAACGATGACGATCCCGCAGATGTTTACGCCACGGATGGGTCCATCGACAAAAGTCAGTTTTTCAGTGCCGAGGCGTCAAATCGCAACAGCGACCTGCACAAGGACGACGGCCAGGCCATCGAGATAACAGCCGGTCGCAACATCGAGAACATCGCCTTTCGGTTGCCCAAGATGGCACACATCACCGCCGGAGGAGATATTCGCTATCTTCGGTACGTAGGCCAAAACTTCAATGAGGATGATGTTTCTCTCATTTCCGCAAGCAACAGTATCGTGGTGGAGTCGGCACTGAAGAAAAATACGGCCACGGAATCCCTGTTCGGCATTGAACAGGGCGGCCCCGGTGCGCTGATTGTTCAGGCCGGGTACAGCCTTGATCTCGGAACCTCGCGAGGAATCGTTGCCAGCGGCAGTGCAAAAAACTCGGCTTTGGGGTCAGAGGGGGCCGACCTGCTGGTGCTGGTGGGTTACGATACGAAGGTTTCCACCACGGACGCAACAGAGAACTTTTCCCTGGAGGACGCTGCCGTGTTTTTCGCCGCACTCAAGGTTTACGGACAGGAATTGGTCGAGGCCCAGGCCGACGGCCGCACGGCTGATGCCAATGCCATCGTCGAAAAAGCACGCAGCGAGCTCATCGAAATGGTTTTTGGCCCGGCGCCGGGGATTACGGAACGCCAGGCTGGCAGAGGTTATCTCAAAATGGTGGAATCATTGATCAGCACCACTGCTGGAGCCTCCAACATCTACATCGCAGCTGCAGGGGATATCGACGTGGGCCGCAGCAGCATCAACGACAGCGGGACCAACAAGGGCACGGGTATTTTTACCACTGCGGGAGGCGATATTTCGATCTTGAATATCGGTGATCTGAACGTCTTTGAATCGAGAGTCATGACTTATGGCGGAAGCGATATTTTTGTCTGGGCCGACCAGGGGGACATTAATGCCGGCCGTGGTTCCCGCACTGCCATCAGCCAGACAGACAAAACTATATATGTGGATGAGTATGGCGAATATCGAGTTTCCTATTCTCCGCCTGCTGTTGGCAGCGGCATCCGCGCCCTGACCTACGATCCGGACGGTGTGGCTGGGATAAAGGAGAAGCCCGATCCTGGCGACATCATCCTCGTCGCTCCCGAGGGGATCATCGACGCCGGTGAGGCGGGCATCGCCGGCGGGCGCATTCTGCTGGCCGCCACCGAGGTGCGCAATGCTCAGAACATCAGCTTCTCCCTCGGTTCCGTCGGGGTTCCGACCTCTTCCGGCACCTCGGGACTTGGTGCCCTGGCCGGCGTTTCCAGTTTGACCGAAGTCAGCAGTCTGGTCGAACAGGCGGCCAGCTTCGGCCCGCGGGATGGTCTGACCCCCGCCAAGGTGGTGGACGACTTCCTCGGCAAGTGGCTGGATGTCGAGGTCACTGGGTTTGTGCTTTAA